TCCATGCCACTGGAAGCCGGCATCCTGAAGATGACCGACATGCTGATCACCACCTTTTTCATTGTCACCGCTGCCATGCTGATGCTGGTGGTGATCGACGTGCCCTTCCAGCTGTGGAACTACCATAAGCAGCTGCGCATGACCAAGGAAGAGATCAAGCAGGAATACAAGGAAATGGAAGGTTCGCCCGAGGTCAAGGGCCGTATCCGCCAGCTGCAGCGCGAGGCGGCCCGCAAGCGCATGATGCAGGAAATTCCCAAGGCCAACGTCATCGTGACCAACCCTACCCACTATGCAGTGGCACTGAAGTACGAAGAAGGCATGCAGGCACCGGAAATCGTGGCCATGGGCACCCTGAAGCTGGCGGAAAAGATCATCGCCACCGGCAAGGAACACAAGGTCACCGTGATGCGCTCACCCAGTTTTGCCCGGGCGCTGTATTTCCATGGCGAATTGGGCCGGGAAATCCCCGCCAGGCTGTATACTGCCGCAGCGCAGATCCTGGCCTATGTCTACCAGTTGCGCGCCTACGAGTACAATGGCGGCCTGGCACCGGTCTACCCTGACCAGTTGGAAGTCCCCGCCGACCTTGACCCGGAAAGCAAACGCCAGCAAGATGCGGCCCCGAAAGCGAGACCATAATTCCGGATGGATAATTTCCTCACCCAGTTGAAGCAGTTCAACGTCACCAAGCTGGCCGGCCCGATACTCATCATCCTCATTCTGTCGATGATGGTATTGCCGTTGCCGCCGGTGCTGCTGGACATGTTCTTTACCTTCAACATTGCGGTGTCGGTGATTGTGCTGCTGGTGGGCATCAATGTGCGCAAGCCGCTGGATTTTTCATCCTTTCCGTCTGTACTGCTGGTTACCACCCTGCTGCGGCTATCGCTGAACGTGGCATCCAGCCGGGTGATCCTGCTGGAAGGCCACAGCGGCCCGGATGCCGCCGGCAAGGTAATTGAATCCTTTGCCCACTTCCTGATCGGCGACAACGTTGCCATCGGTATCGTGGTCTTCGTCATCATCACCATCATCAACTTCGTGGTGATTACCAAGGGTGCCGGCCGGATTGCCGAAGTGTCCGCGCGTTTCACCCTGGATGCCATGCCCGGCAAGCAGATGGCAATCGACGCCGACCTCAACGCCGGCCTGATCGGCGAGGATGACGCCCGCAAGCGCCGCGCCACCATTGCCGAGGAAGCCAACTTCTTCGGTTCCATGGACGGTGCCTCCAAATTCGTGCGTGGCGATGCCATGGCCGGCATCATGATCATCGTGATCAATATCGTCGGTGGCCTGATCGTGGGTGTGGTCCAGCACGATCTGGATGCCGGCACCGCCGCCAAGACCTACACCCTGCTTACCATCGGTGACGGCCTGGTCGCACAGATTCCCGCGCTGATCATCTCCACCGCCGCCGGTATCGTGGTGTCGCGCGTAGGTACCGACAAGGACATGTCGGAGCAGTTCTTCGGCCAGCTGTTTGCCAAACCGCAAGTGCTGTATATCACCTCAGCCGTCATCGGCATGATCGGCCTGATTCCCAACATGCCGCACCTTTCTTTCCTGCTGATTGCCAGCCTGTTGGGTTTTCTGGGCTGGACCATGGACAAGAAGGAAAAAGCCGCAGCCGTGCAAGCCAGCCAGCAGCAGGCGCAGGCCGCCGCGCCGCCCGACCAGCCCATGGCCGAAGTCAGCTGGAACGACGTGCAGCATGTGGACGCCCTGGGGCTGGAAGTGGGTTACCGGCTGATTCCGCTGGTGGACCGCACCCAGGACGGCGAACTGCTGCGTCGCATTCGCGGCATTCGCAAAAAGATTGCCCAGGAACTGGGCTTTCTGGTACCCGCCGTACACATTCGCGACAATCTGGAAATCAAGCCCAATGCCTACCGCATCCTGCTCAAAGGTGTGGAAATCGGTCAGGGCGAGGCCTATATCGGCCAGTATCTGGCCATCAACCCCGGTCGGGTAAACGGCACCATGCCGGGTACGCCCACCACCGATCCGGCCTTTGGCCTGCCCGCGGTATGGATAGATGCTGCCCGGCGCGAAGAAGCCCAGCAGATGGGCTATACCGTGGTGGACTCCAGCACCGTGGTAGCCACCCATATTTCCAATCTGCTGCAAACCCACGCCGCCGAACTACTGGGCCGCGAAGAAGTGCAGGCACTGATAGACCACCAGGCCAAGGAATCACCCAAGCTGGTGGAAGACCTGGTCCCCAAGGTGGTGCCTATCGGCATTCTGCAAAAAGTACTGCAGCAGCTGCTGACCGACGGCATTCACATCCGCGATTTCCGCACCATCCTGGAAACCCTGGCCGATCATATCAGCACCACCCAGGATGTGGACGACCTGACCTCCTCGGTGCGTACCGCACTGGCACGGGTGATCGTGCAGCAGCTATTCCCCGGCGAAACCGAACTGCCGCTGATGACGCTGGACCCGGCACTGGAAAACGTGCTGTCGCAGGCGGTCAACTCCAAAACTGGCGGCGGCCTGGAACCCGGTCTGGCAGAAAACCTGCTATCGAGCGCAGCACAACAGGCCGAGCAGGTGGAAATTCAGGGTTACAATCCGGTATTGCTGACACCACCGGGTTTAAGGCCGCTTCTGGCACGATTCTTGAGAAGAGCACTCCCACAACTGCGTGTGATCTCGCATAATGAAGTACCTGACAATAAATCCATTCGTATAATTGCGGTAATTGGGGGAAGCAAGGGCTGATAGCAAATGGTGGTAAAAAAATTCTTCGGAAAAACCACACGTGATGCACTCAGACAGGTCCGCGAGGAACTGGGTGCCGACGCCCTCATCTTGTCCAATCGCCCGACAATGGGGGGCGGTGTAGAGATCATGGCCGTGGCGGATGCAGATGTCGCCAACCTGGCCACCAATCTGTCCACCCCAGGCAGCAAGCACCCGGCCCGCAATGCGCCGGCGGTGAGCCGTCCGGTTGCGCCACCGACGCCGGCTGCGGGCGCGACCAACCGCGCCATTGCCCGTACCTATGCCATGCCGGTGGAGCCGCTGGAAAGCCCTGCCCCGCCCCGCATCGACAGCCCGCCGCCACGCCCGCAGCAGCGCATCGAGCCATCACTGGCAGATGGTACGCCAGTCAGCTTCAACGTCAGCCCGCAGACACCACCCTCACGTCCTGCCCCTGCTCCGGCCAGCATGGTGCCGGAGTCACTGGTCAAGATGCAGACCGTGGCAGCCGGTCCGGCCAGCAACGGCCATGCAACGCCGCCACGCAACAAACCGGCTCTGACTGAAGAAGAGCCGGAAGTCATGGCGCAGGAACTCAAGCAGATCGGTGATGAAATCAAGCTGCTGCGCAGCCTGCTGCAAAGCCAGTTGGCCAGCTTTGCCTGGGCCGACATGGAAGGCAAGACCCCCAACCGCATCGAGCTGTTCAAGCATCTGCTGGCCATGGGTTTCTCTGCCAACCTGATCCGCCAGCTGATTGAAAAAATGCCAGCCCAGTACGAAGGCGACATCGCCATCAAATGGGCACGTTCGGCGTTGATGCACAACCTGAAATGTGCCGACGCCAACCATGACATCATGGACAAGGGTGGTGTGTATGCGCTGGTCGGCCCCACCGGCGTGGGCAAGACCACCACGGTGGCCAAGTTGGCCGCCCATGCCACCATGCGCTTTGGTGCACAGCATGTGGCGCTGATCACCACCGACAGCTACCGGATTGGTGCGCAGGACCAGTTACGCATCTACGGCAAGATTCTGGGTATCCCGGTGTTCTCCATCCAGAACGAGGGCGATCTGCAACTGACCCTGGCCGACCTGTCCAATCGCCATCTGGTGTTTATCGACACCGTCGGCATGAGCCAGCGCGACGCACGCGTCACCGGCCAGATCGAAATGTTCCGCGGTGCTGGCCGTCAGGTGGAACGCCTGCTGCTGCTGGCTGCCAATGCCGACGGCCACACACTGGAAGACGTGGTGCGCCACTACCGTGGCAATGGCCTGGCCGGCTGCATCCTGTCCAAGATCGACGAAGCCGTCAGCATGGGGCCCAGCATGGATGTCATCATCCGCAACCGCCTCAAGCTGTTTTACATCACCAATGGCCAGCGCGTACCTGAAGACCTGCATTCAGCCAATGCAGCCTTCCTGGTTGACCGGGCCTTGCGCGCACCGCAGCCCGGCTCGCCGTTCAGCCTGCAGGGTGATGAGCTGTCCATCCTGAACTCCGCACAGGCCAGCTGGCAATGAACAGCGCCCTACAGGATCAGGCCGCCAGTCTGCGCCGGCTGACAGCCAAGGCCGGCAGGGCGCCCAGCTTTGCCTTCATCGGTTCGGACAAGGCTGGTGCTAGCACCCTGGTGACCGAGCTGTCGCTGGGACTGGCTTATGCCGGCCATCGCCCGCTGGTGGTGGACTGCAGCCTGGGCCAGGTGCAGGCACGCAGGTTGGGCACCCCTACCACCGCCACGCTGGAAAGCCAGATGGTCAGCGTAGGCGGACTGGACGAAATGATGACCACCTCGCGCCAGGGTATTCAGCTGATCAACCTGTATGCTCGGCCAGAAGAACGCGCACTATTTTCCGCCCAGCTCTGGCTGCGTCTGGGCAGCGAATTTGCCGCCTTGGAACGGGACAGCAGCGTGCTGATGATAGACGTGCCTGTTACCGCCACCGATCCTGTCCCGGCCAGCGTGGCGGACAATCTGGTGCTGGTGCTCAGCCCGGCGGCCGACTCCATGACTACGGCCTACGCCAACATCAAGCGTCTGTCCAGCGGCTTTGGCCGGCAGCGCTTCAATGTTCTGGTCAACCGGGTGCGCCATCTGGAAGAAGCACGCGATTTGTTCAACCGACTGGCTGCAGTCACCAGCGAGTTTCTCAGTGTCTCGCTGCGCTGGGTCGGCTTCGTTCCTGCCGACAATGCCGTGCGCCGCAGCCAGGCCCTGCGCCGCCCGCTGATGGAGGCCTTTCCCGACAGTGAAGCCGCGGCAGCCTTTGCCCAGCTGGCTGCGGTACTACCCCAATGGGACAGCCCGGAAACCGAACGTAACGATACTGGCTTCATGGACATGCTGATCGCCACCTCGCGCGACTGGGCCGAGGCTGATGGAGCAAAACGACGATGACATTACCGTCCCTACGCCGCAAAGGCTATGCCGGTGCAGTCTCGCAACCGGAAATCGACGTACAGAAACACCTGCCGCTGGTGAAAAAACTGGCCGGCATGCTGATGGCCCGTCTGCCCGCCTCGGTGGAAATGGATGATCTGGTCCAGGTAGGCATCATCGGCCTGATCGATGCCGCCCGCCAGTTCGATCCCCTGCAGGGAGTGCAGTTTGAAACCTTTGCCAGCCAGCGCATACGTGGAGCCATGCTGGACGAGCTGCGCCGTGAAGACTGGCTGCCGCGCCAAGCACGCCGCCAGGCTCGGCAGATCGAAGACAGCATCAACAAGCTGGAACAACAGCTGGGCCGCGCGCCGCTAGAGTCGGAAATCGCCGCCACTCTGGGCGTGGAGCTGGATGACTACCAAAGCATGCTGGGCGACTGCAAAGGCCTGAGCCTGGTGCACTTTGAAGACTTTTCCGATGGCGAAGGCGAAACACTGAACGACGCCATTGCCAATATCGAAGACAGCAATGCGCCCAATCCGCTGCAAGTGCTGGCCGATGGCGATTTCCGCCAGGCACTGGTGGATGCCATCAAGACCCTGCCGGAACGCGACCAACTGGTAATGGCGCTGTATTACGAGCAGGAACTGAACCTGAAGGAAATCGGTGCCGTACTGGAAGTGTCGGAATCCCGCGTTTGCCAGCTACACACCCAGGCCATTGCCCGCATCAGGGCCAAGATGAAGGAATGGCTGTAAAGCCACCGGCCTGCCCGGATAACGATAACGGAATCAAGCGTGGACAAGATCAGCATCATCGCCATTGTCATGGGTCTGACAGCCATCATTGCAGGCCAGGCCATCGAAGGGGGCAATATCGGCTCCCTGCTGCAACTGACTGCCTTCATGATTGTGATTGGCGGCACCATGAGCGCCGTCATGCTGCAAAGCACACCCAAGCAGTTTGTTGCCGGCATGCGCATGATCAAGTGGATTTTCCAGCCGCCGCCACAGGACAATGAACGGCTGATCCGCGAAGTGGTGAACTGGAGCCAGACCGCGCGGCGCGGCGGCTTGCTGTCACTGGAAGGCTATGTCACCCAGCAAAAGGATCCGTTCACTAAAAAGGCCCTGCAAATGGTGGTGGATGGTGCCGAACCCGATGTGCTGCGCGGCGTGATGGAAGTGGAAATCGGCATGTTCGAGCATGCGCGCAAACAAGCTGCACGGGTGTGGGAATCCGCCGGTGGCTATGCCCCTACCATGGGGATTCTGGGTGCGGTACTGGGCCTGATCCACGTCATGGAAAACCTGTCCGACCCCTCCAAGCTGGGTGCCGGCATTGCCGTGGCCTTTGTGGCCACCGTGTATGGCGTAGGCTCGGCCAACCTGTTTTTCCTGCCGGTGGCCAACAAGCTCAAGCATCTGGTGGCGGTTGAAATCGCCCTCAAGGAAATGGTGGTGGAAGGCCTGGTGGCGATTGCCAACGGTGAGAACCCGCGCATCATTGAAAGCCGCTTGCGCAGCTTCCAGGCGATGCACGAGTAAGCGTCAGAACGGTAAATCTTCCGGCGGCAACAAACGCAGGCTGCTGCCTGCTGCCGGTTTTTTCAGGTAGGCGTCCAACAGTTTGTAGGTATCGATATCAAAGCTGGGCCTGCCTTGCAAGCCAGCCTCGCCCACCTTGCGCGAGCCCAGATAGCACCAGCGGTCAAACACATGCTCGATGGCCGCACCAGTCACCTCATCACTTTCCACCACTGCTAGCGGGCCGGGATATTCCCACGCCTTCACCCGGATACGCGCCAGCGCCTGCATCAGCCGCATATTGTGCGAAGGAGCCGGCTCCCGCCCCACGCAAGCACCGCGGCAACGTCCACCCTTTAGCGCCATGCATCCCGCACCCTTGCGACTGGTTACTGCTTCCACCCCCAGTACGGACTGACACAAACTGTTGCCACTGGCAATCTCGGCCAGTACCTTGCGCGCTTCCTTCGGGCTACGGAACAAGCCGTACAAGTCTGCCGTACGGCTGAAATCCAGCTGATCGGCATGCACGATGACCGGTAGCACAAACTCACCCTGGCTGTGATCCAGCTGAATGGAACAGACTTCGCTGAGCAGACGGCTGCGATGATTGTAAAAAGGCTTCAGTTGACGCAGCAACTGCTGCTCCAGCAGCGCAGCCCCTAGCTCGCCAATGGTTTCCTGGCAGTTGATACGCCGGACCGGGCGCTGGATGGCCGGTTCCTTGCCATACTTTCCATCCTGCGCCAGTTGCGACACCACCTTGCCACGTACATTGCTGGCCCGGCCCACATACAGGGCCTGTTCGTCTTCACCCCAAATGGTGTACACCCCGGGTAGATCGGGCAGGTCATCCACCAGCACGGCATCCACTCCTGGCGGCAGTTCGGGTTGAGCCATCACATGACGGATAGCCTCCTGCACTACTTCTTCCCCCAGCTCGACACAGGCCGACTGCAAGAATAGCTGCAAGGCTTCGGCATCGGCCATCGCCCGGTGCCGCTCGGCCAACTGCAAGCCATGGCGCTGGATGATGCTATCCAGATTGTGCTTGAAGTGTTGGGGGTAAAGACGCCGCGACAACTTGACCGTACACAGCGTAGCGTTTTGCAAACGCAAGCCGACGCGGCGGAATTCATTGCGCAAAAAGCCATAGTCAAAACGGACGTTATGCGCCAGCAGCAAACGCCCCTGCAGCATGGGCAGCAGTTGCGCGGCGATGACGGAGAACGGATCGGCATCCTGCACCATAGCGTTGCTGATGCCGGTCATGTTCTCGATGAAGGGCGGAATCGGCTGCAAGGGATTGACCAGTGTCTGGTAGCGCTGCAGTTGCTCGCCATCCAGCAGGATGAGGCCGATTTCGGTAATGCGATCGCGGCCGATATGGCCGCCGGTGGTTTCCAGGTCGACAATGGCCCAGGGAATATCAAACAGCATGCAATCTCGTCGGAAAATTCATCAAAGGTCGGCCAGCCCGGAAGACAAGCTGCGCCATGGCAGGCAAACGCGCATCTTACACCGTGCCACCAGCTTTGCCGATGCAGCCATTCCGGTATTGCTGTGCCGCCTGCAACAGTAGCCCCCAGCAGGTATGCTAGGCTGCCGAAAAAAATAGTGCAAAAGTGTTGACACCAAAAATCCGTATCGGTATAGTTCGCCCTCTCGAAAGACAAAACGTTTTTTGAGACAGTGCACCCGTAGCTCAGTTGGATAGAGTATTTGGCTACGAACCAAAGGGTCGGGCGTTCGAATCGCTCCGGGTGCACCACCACAGCGTCCCTATAGTTTAGCGGTTAGAACACCGCCCTTTCACGGCGGTAGCCGGGGTTCGATTCCCCGTGGGGACGCCACTTTGCACCCGTAGCTCAGTTGGATAGAGTATTTGGCTACGAACCAAAGGGTCGGGCGTTCGAATCGCTCCGGGTGCACCAAAGTCCCTATAGTTTAGCGGTTAGAACACCGCCCTTTCACGGCGGTAGCCGGGGTTCGATTCCCCGTGGGGACGCCAGGATTCAGAAAAATGCCCAGTCAGCAGACTGGGCATTTTTCATGGTTGTCACCAGAACAGCTCTCCCCCTCAGCCAGACAAAAACAATGCCACCCGCAGGCGGCAGTTGTTGCATCCGGCCATCACATCTCTCTATTCAGATACGATAGCTGCTGACCGTCATCAGCTTGGCCGTCAACTTCATCAGACCCCGCACTGGGGCTGGCAGGCTGGCAGCACCAAATTCATGTGCCATGTCAGCGTGGCGCAGCTCGTCATCCCGCATCTGCATCACAATGGCGCGGCTTTTGGCGTCTGCCGCAGGCAAGGCCGTCAGGTGGCTGTCCAGATGCGCCCCCACCTGATGTTCGGTTTCTTCCAGAAAACCCAGGTTCCATTTGTCACCCAAGAAACCTGCCGTCACGCCAATAGCCAGCGAACCGGTATACCACAAGGGGCCCAACAGACTGGGCTGACCACCCAATTCGCGAATGCGCTGCTCGGTCCAGGCCAGATGCTCCACCTCCTCGAAGGCCGCATGCTGCAGGGCCTCGCGCGCAGCCGGATTGCGCGCCGTCAGCGCCTGGCCCTGATACAGCGCCTGGGCGCACACCTCGCCACAGTGGTTCACCCGCATCAGGCCGATGGTGTGGCGCTTTTCCTCTGCGCTGAGTTCGGCTTCTTCCAGCCCGCTATCCGGCCGTGGCCGCTGGCTTTGCGCCGGGGCAAACAGGGTACGCAGGCCCTTGTCAAATTCGGTAATCAGCGTGTCAAACATAGTGTTCCTGATTGGTGCACAAATCCGTCAAACATTATACCTGTGCACCGCACAAGACGGCAGCTGCTGATATAATCCTGCAAGAAATTCCGTGTAAACAACCACCATTAACAAAGGATTCTGCCTGATGAACCTGGAACTCATCGGCCCGGGCAAAGACATGCCGGGCGACTTCAACGTCGTGATCGAAATCTCCGCCAACGCTGCGCCGATCAAATACGAATTCGACAAAGAGTGGAACACCCTGGTGGTTGACCGTTTCATGGGCACCTCCATGATGTACCCGGCCAACTACGGCTTCGTGCCGCAGACGCTGGCTGGCGATGGCGACCCGGTTGACGTGCTGGTGGTTACCCCCTTCCCGCTGCCGCCGGGCGTGGTGATCCGCTGTCGTGCCCTGGGTCTGATCAAGATGGAAGACGACGGCGGCGTGGATGCCAAGCTGGTTGCCGTACCGGTGGAAAAGCTGTGCCCGATGTACAAGTCCATCCAGAAGCTGGAAGACCTGCCGGAACTGCTGCGTGCCCAGATGGTGCACTTCTTTGAGCACTACAAGGACCTGGAAAAAGGCAAGTGGGTCAAGATCAACGGTTGGGGCACGCTGGAAGATGCCAAAACCGAACTGGTGGAAGGCATTGAGCGCTTCGGCAAGTAATTGCTGCCAGTGGCCTGCCGTGCAGGCCCGCGTCCATCACGGACATGAAAAACGCCAGTGCATGCACTGGCGTTTTTGCTTACCGGCAGCCGGTCAAGATGGGCTGCCATCCAGCAGGCTTAGTGGTTGCGGTAATCGGCCGGATTAGCAGCAATAGCCTTGCCAGCATGCTCATCCGCCGCCTTGCGCTGGGCATCGCTCAGGAATTGCTGCTCGTACTTCTTCACGGCATCCTTGTCCGGGCGGCTACGTACATCGCTATCTGCCATGGCAGCAGCAACAAGAGCATTAGAAACAACAACAGCCAGCATCAATTTTTTCAACATGATTCACTCCATTTGGTTAGCAGGATGCAAGCTTTCCGGGCCACTCATCAAAATTTATTCAATTTTTTTGATGACATTTTCAGATTGGCACGTAAAATTACTTTGCTATCAATGGCTTTATTTCTTGCATCGGGTTGGTGAAGTGAATATTAAACGCGAGCCATTCCTGTTGATAGCGAAATGATCTGAACAGTTCATTCAATAAATTTGAACATGAAACTATCACTAGATGCTTTGTTGGTGCTGGATGCCATTGATCGTAACGGCAGCTTTGCCGCCGCGGCCGAAGAGCTGCACCGTGTAACGTCCGCCGTCAGCTATGTCATCCAGAAACTGGAACAGGATCTGGACATCACGC
The sequence above is drawn from the Aquitalea denitrificans genome and encodes:
- the flhA gene encoding flagellar biosynthesis protein FlhA codes for the protein MDNFLTQLKQFNVTKLAGPILIILILSMMVLPLPPVLLDMFFTFNIAVSVIVLLVGINVRKPLDFSSFPSVLLVTTLLRLSLNVASSRVILLEGHSGPDAAGKVIESFAHFLIGDNVAIGIVVFVIITIINFVVITKGAGRIAEVSARFTLDAMPGKQMAIDADLNAGLIGEDDARKRRATIAEEANFFGSMDGASKFVRGDAMAGIMIIVINIVGGLIVGVVQHDLDAGTAAKTYTLLTIGDGLVAQIPALIISTAAGIVVSRVGTDKDMSEQFFGQLFAKPQVLYITSAVIGMIGLIPNMPHLSFLLIASLLGFLGWTMDKKEKAAAVQASQQQAQAAAPPDQPMAEVSWNDVQHVDALGLEVGYRLIPLVDRTQDGELLRRIRGIRKKIAQELGFLVPAVHIRDNLEIKPNAYRILLKGVEIGQGEAYIGQYLAINPGRVNGTMPGTPTTDPAFGLPAVWIDAARREEAQQMGYTVVDSSTVVATHISNLLQTHAAELLGREEVQALIDHQAKESPKLVEDLVPKVVPIGILQKVLQQLLTDGIHIRDFRTILETLADHISTTQDVDDLTSSVRTALARVIVQQLFPGETELPLMTLDPALENVLSQAVNSKTGGGLEPGLAENLLSSAAQQAEQVEIQGYNPVLLTPPGLRPLLARFLRRALPQLRVISHNEVPDNKSIRIIAVIGGSKG
- the ppa gene encoding inorganic diphosphatase; translation: MNLELIGPGKDMPGDFNVVIEISANAAPIKYEFDKEWNTLVVDRFMGTSMMYPANYGFVPQTLAGDGDPVDVLVVTPFPLPPGVVIRCRALGLIKMEDDGGVDAKLVAVPVEKLCPMYKSIQKLEDLPELLRAQMVHFFEHYKDLEKGKWVKINGWGTLEDAKTELVEGIERFGK
- the flhB gene encoding flagellar biosynthesis protein FlhB, with protein sequence MAEDSDLERTEPASAKRLQTARDDGNIPRSRELSTFAVTMTGVALLMAQGGKLGTSMMVMMKQLLIFDQHTVQQAEPAIIRFKEAMFGMLWQLMPIFGGLAIVAVATPILIGGWNFTLAPLEPKLTKLNPASGIKRIFSLNAATEGLKAILKSMLIGGVAVWIIWRERTDILGLLSMPLEAGILKMTDMLITTFFIVTAAMLMLVVIDVPFQLWNYHKQLRMTKEEIKQEYKEMEGSPEVKGRIRQLQREAARKRMMQEIPKANVIVTNPTHYAVALKYEEGMQAPEIVAMGTLKLAEKIIATGKEHKVTVMRSPSFARALYFHGELGREIPARLYTAAAQILAYVYQLRAYEYNGGLAPVYPDQLEVPADLDPESKRQQDAAPKARP
- the coq7 gene encoding 2-polyprenyl-3-methyl-6-methoxy-1,4-benzoquinone monooxygenase codes for the protein MFDTLITEFDKGLRTLFAPAQSQRPRPDSGLEEAELSAEEKRHTIGLMRVNHCGEVCAQALYQGQALTARNPAAREALQHAAFEEVEHLAWTEQRIRELGGQPSLLGPLWYTGSLAIGVTAGFLGDKWNLGFLEETEHQVGAHLDSHLTALPAADAKSRAIVMQMRDDELRHADMAHEFGAASLPAPVRGLMKLTAKLMTVSSYRI
- a CDS encoding MinD/ParA family ATP-binding protein produces the protein MNSALQDQAASLRRLTAKAGRAPSFAFIGSDKAGASTLVTELSLGLAYAGHRPLVVDCSLGQVQARRLGTPTTATLESQMVSVGGLDEMMTTSRQGIQLINLYARPEERALFSAQLWLRLGSEFAALERDSSVLMIDVPVTATDPVPASVADNLVLVLSPAADSMTTAYANIKRLSSGFGRQRFNVLVNRVRHLEEARDLFNRLAAVTSEFLSVSLRWVGFVPADNAVRRSQALRRPLMEAFPDSEAAAAFAQLAAVLPQWDSPETERNDTGFMDMLIATSRDWAEADGAKRR
- a CDS encoding exonuclease domain-containing protein; the encoded protein is MLFDIPWAIVDLETTGGHIGRDRITEIGLILLDGEQLQRYQTLVNPLQPIPPFIENMTGISNAMVQDADPFSVIAAQLLPMLQGRLLLAHNVRFDYGFLRNEFRRVGLRLQNATLCTVKLSRRLYPQHFKHNLDSIIQRHGLQLAERHRAMADAEALQLFLQSACVELGEEVVQEAIRHVMAQPELPPGVDAVLVDDLPDLPGVYTIWGEDEQALYVGRASNVRGKVVSQLAQDGKYGKEPAIQRPVRRINCQETIGELGAALLEQQLLRQLKPFYNHRSRLLSEVCSIQLDHSQGEFVLPVIVHADQLDFSRTADLYGLFRSPKEARKVLAEIASGNSLCQSVLGVEAVTSRKGAGCMALKGGRCRGACVGREPAPSHNMRLMQALARIRVKAWEYPGPLAVVESDEVTGAAIEHVFDRWCYLGSRKVGEAGLQGRPSFDIDTYKLLDAYLKKPAAGSSLRLLPPEDLPF
- the flhF gene encoding flagellar biosynthesis protein FlhF, with the translated sequence MVVKKFFGKTTRDALRQVREELGADALILSNRPTMGGGVEIMAVADADVANLATNLSTPGSKHPARNAPAVSRPVAPPTPAAGATNRAIARTYAMPVEPLESPAPPRIDSPPPRPQQRIEPSLADGTPVSFNVSPQTPPSRPAPAPASMVPESLVKMQTVAAGPASNGHATPPRNKPALTEEEPEVMAQELKQIGDEIKLLRSLLQSQLASFAWADMEGKTPNRIELFKHLLAMGFSANLIRQLIEKMPAQYEGDIAIKWARSALMHNLKCADANHDIMDKGGVYALVGPTGVGKTTTVAKLAAHATMRFGAQHVALITTDSYRIGAQDQLRIYGKILGIPVFSIQNEGDLQLTLADLSNRHLVFIDTVGMSQRDARVTGQIEMFRGAGRQVERLLLLAANADGHTLEDVVRHYRGNGLAGCILSKIDEAVSMGPSMDVIIRNRLKLFYITNGQRVPEDLHSANAAFLVDRALRAPQPGSPFSLQGDELSILNSAQASWQ
- a CDS encoding RNA polymerase sigma factor FliA, whose product is MTLPSLRRKGYAGAVSQPEIDVQKHLPLVKKLAGMLMARLPASVEMDDLVQVGIIGLIDAARQFDPLQGVQFETFASQRIRGAMLDELRREDWLPRQARRQARQIEDSINKLEQQLGRAPLESEIAATLGVELDDYQSMLGDCKGLSLVHFEDFSDGEGETLNDAIANIEDSNAPNPLQVLADGDFRQALVDAIKTLPERDQLVMALYYEQELNLKEIGAVLEVSESRVCQLHTQAIARIRAKMKEWL
- a CDS encoding flagellar motor protein, whose product is MDKISIIAIVMGLTAIIAGQAIEGGNIGSLLQLTAFMIVIGGTMSAVMLQSTPKQFVAGMRMIKWIFQPPPQDNERLIREVVNWSQTARRGGLLSLEGYVTQQKDPFTKKALQMVVDGAEPDVLRGVMEVEIGMFEHARKQAARVWESAGGYAPTMGILGAVLGLIHVMENLSDPSKLGAGIAVAFVATVYGVGSANLFFLPVANKLKHLVAVEIALKEMVVEGLVAIANGENPRIIESRLRSFQAMHE